A stretch of Enterobacter cloacae complex sp. ECNIH7 DNA encodes these proteins:
- the kdpB gene encoding potassium-transporting ATPase subunit KdpB, which produces MSRKQLALFEPSLVRQALMDAVKKLSPRVQWHNPVMFIVWAGSVLTTALAIAMGTGHMPGNAMFTGAISLWLWFTVLFANFAEALAEGRSKAQANSLKGVKKTAFARKLREPKYGAQMDHVPADELRKGDVVLVEAGDIIPCDGEVIEGGASVDESAITGESAPVIRESGGDFASVTGGTRILSDWLVIQCSVNPGETFLDRMIAMVEGAQRRKTPNEIALTILLVALTIVFLLATATLWPFSAYGGTAVTITVLVALLVCLIPTTIGGLLSAIGVAGMSRMLGANVIATSGRAVEAAGDVDVLLLDKTGTITLGNRQASDFLPAPGVDEKTLADAAQLSSLADETPEGRSIVILAKQRFNLRQRDVQSLHATFVPFTAQTRMSGINIQDRMIRKGSVDAIRRHIEANNGHFPSEVDSLVESVARQGATPLVVAEGAHVLGVIALKDIVKGGIKERFAQLRKMGIKTVMITGDNRLTAAAIAAEAGVDDFLSEATPEAKLALIRQYQAEGRLVAMTGDGTNDAPALAQADVAVAMNSGTQAAKEAGNMVDLDSNPTKLIEVVHIGKQMLMTRGSLTTFSIANDVAKYFAIIPAAFAATYPQLNALNVMHLHSPASAILSAVIFNALIIVFLIPLALKGVSYKPLTAAAMLRRNLWIYGLGGLVVPFIGIKVIDLLLTLFGLV; this is translated from the coding sequence ATGAGTCGTAAACAACTGGCCCTGTTCGAACCGTCATTAGTTCGCCAGGCGCTCATGGATGCGGTGAAAAAGCTGAGTCCGCGCGTGCAGTGGCACAACCCAGTGATGTTTATTGTCTGGGCGGGAAGCGTGCTGACCACCGCCCTGGCGATTGCCATGGGTACGGGCCACATGCCGGGAAATGCGATGTTTACCGGCGCCATCAGCCTGTGGCTGTGGTTTACCGTGCTGTTCGCCAACTTTGCGGAAGCGCTGGCGGAAGGCCGGAGTAAAGCCCAGGCCAACAGCCTGAAAGGGGTGAAGAAAACCGCCTTCGCGCGCAAGCTACGTGAACCGAAATACGGCGCGCAGATGGACCACGTTCCGGCGGATGAACTGCGCAAAGGCGATGTGGTGCTGGTGGAAGCCGGGGACATTATCCCTTGCGACGGTGAAGTCATCGAAGGGGGCGCCTCGGTGGACGAAAGCGCCATTACCGGGGAATCCGCGCCGGTTATCCGCGAATCCGGCGGCGATTTCGCCTCCGTGACGGGCGGGACGCGCATTCTCTCCGACTGGCTGGTGATCCAGTGTAGCGTTAACCCGGGGGAAACCTTCCTCGACCGGATGATCGCCATGGTGGAAGGCGCGCAGCGTCGTAAAACGCCGAACGAGATTGCCCTGACCATCCTGCTGGTGGCCCTGACCATCGTCTTCCTGCTGGCAACCGCGACGCTGTGGCCGTTTTCCGCCTATGGCGGCACCGCGGTCACCATCACGGTGCTGGTGGCGCTGCTAGTCTGCCTGATCCCCACCACCATTGGTGGCCTGCTGTCAGCCATCGGCGTAGCCGGCATGAGCCGTATGCTCGGTGCCAACGTCATCGCCACCAGCGGGCGGGCGGTGGAAGCCGCCGGTGACGTGGACGTCTTACTGCTGGATAAAACCGGGACTATTACCCTCGGTAACCGCCAGGCGTCAGATTTCCTGCCCGCCCCGGGCGTGGATGAAAAAACGCTGGCGGATGCCGCACAGCTCTCTTCGCTAGCCGATGAAACCCCGGAAGGCCGCAGTATCGTGATCCTCGCCAAGCAGCGCTTTAACCTGCGCCAGCGCGACGTTCAGAGCCTGCACGCCACTTTCGTGCCCTTCACGGCGCAAACCCGTATGAGCGGCATTAACATTCAGGATCGCATGATCCGTAAAGGCTCTGTTGACGCCATCCGTCGCCACATTGAGGCCAACAACGGCCACTTCCCATCGGAAGTGGACAGCCTGGTCGAAAGCGTGGCCCGTCAGGGGGCGACGCCGCTGGTGGTGGCCGAGGGCGCACACGTGCTGGGGGTGATAGCCCTGAAGGATATCGTCAAAGGCGGCATCAAGGAGCGCTTTGCCCAGCTGCGTAAAATGGGGATCAAAACGGTGATGATCACCGGGGATAACCGTCTTACCGCCGCGGCGATTGCCGCCGAAGCGGGCGTGGATGATTTTCTTTCCGAAGCCACACCGGAAGCGAAACTGGCGCTGATTCGTCAGTATCAGGCGGAAGGCCGTCTGGTGGCGATGACCGGCGACGGTACCAACGACGCCCCAGCCCTGGCGCAGGCCGACGTGGCGGTGGCGATGAACTCCGGTACCCAGGCCGCAAAAGAGGCGGGCAACATGGTCGACCTCGACTCAAACCCGACCAAGCTGATTGAAGTGGTGCACATTGGCAAGCAGATGCTGATGACGCGCGGCTCGCTGACCACGTTCAGTATCGCCAACGACGTGGCGAAATATTTCGCCATCATTCCGGCGGCGTTTGCTGCAACCTACCCGCAGTTAAACGCGTTGAACGTGATGCACCTGCACTCTCCGGCATCGGCCATCCTGAGCGCAGTGATCTTTAACGCTCTGATTATTGTCTTCCTGATCCCGCTCGCGCTGAAAGGCGTGAGCTATAAGCCGCTCACGGCCGCCGCCATGCTGCGCCGCAACCTGTGGATTTACGGGCTGGGCGGGCTGGTGGTGCCCTTCATCGGTATCAAGGTGATCGACCTGCTGTTGACGCTGTTCGGCCTGGTTTAA
- the kdpA gene encoding potassium-transporting ATPase subunit KdpA, whose amino-acid sequence MAAQAFLLIASFLVVLFILARPLGSGLARLINNVPLPGTGSVEKGIWRVLGIDDREMSWRQYLIAILLLNIVGLIALFAMLMLQGILPLNPQQLPGLSWHLALNTAVSFVTNTNWQSYAGETTLSYFSQMVGLTVQNFLSAASGIAVIFALTRAFARQKINTLGNAWVDLTRITLWILLPIALLIALFFIQQGSLQNLMPYASYTSLEGAKQLLPMGPVASQEAIKMLGTNGGGFFNANSSHPFENPTALTNYVQMLAIFLIPAALCFAFGDVVNDRRQGRTLLWTMSLIFVVCVALVMWAEWSGNSHFMQLGANSNINMEGKESRFGILASSLYAVVTTAASCGAVNAMHDSFTALGGMIPMWLMQIGEVVFGGVGSGLYGMLLFVLLAVFIAGLMIGRTPEYLGKKIDVREMKLTALAILVTPALVLLGTALALMTEAGRSGIFNPGIHGFSEVLYAVSSAANNNGSAFAGLSANSPFWNCLLAFCMFVGRFGIIVPVLAIAGSLVNKKIQPTTTGTLPTHGALFIGLLTGTVLLVGALTFIPALALGPVAEYLSLR is encoded by the coding sequence ATGGCTGCTCAGGCGTTTCTGCTTATTGCCAGCTTCTTAGTGGTACTGTTCATTCTGGCAAGGCCACTGGGATCGGGACTGGCACGATTAATCAACAACGTCCCTTTGCCCGGCACGGGAAGCGTTGAAAAAGGGATCTGGCGCGTACTGGGAATAGACGATCGGGAGATGAGCTGGCGTCAGTATCTGATCGCCATTCTGCTGCTGAATATCGTTGGGCTCATTGCGCTTTTTGCCATGCTGATGTTGCAGGGCATCCTGCCGCTGAATCCGCAACAGTTACCGGGCCTGTCCTGGCATCTTGCGCTGAACACGGCGGTGAGCTTTGTCACTAACACCAACTGGCAGTCCTACGCCGGTGAAACCACGCTGAGCTATTTCAGCCAGATGGTCGGGTTAACCGTGCAAAACTTCCTCTCTGCCGCCAGCGGTATCGCGGTGATCTTCGCGCTGACGCGTGCGTTTGCGCGTCAGAAAATCAATACCCTGGGTAACGCGTGGGTGGATTTGACCCGCATTACGCTGTGGATCCTGCTGCCAATTGCGCTGCTGATCGCTCTGTTCTTCATCCAGCAGGGCAGCCTGCAAAACCTGATGCCTTACGCGTCCTATACCTCGCTGGAAGGTGCAAAACAGCTCCTGCCGATGGGGCCTGTAGCGTCACAGGAAGCCATCAAAATGCTCGGGACGAACGGAGGTGGCTTCTTCAACGCCAACTCGTCGCATCCATTTGAAAACCCTACCGCATTGACAAATTATGTGCAGATGCTGGCGATTTTCCTGATCCCCGCCGCGCTCTGCTTTGCCTTTGGTGATGTGGTTAACGATCGCCGTCAGGGCCGCACCTTGCTCTGGACCATGTCTCTGATCTTTGTGGTCTGCGTGGCGCTGGTGATGTGGGCTGAATGGAGCGGCAACAGCCATTTCATGCAGCTGGGGGCCAACAGCAATATCAACATGGAAGGTAAAGAGAGCCGCTTTGGCATTCTCGCCAGCAGCCTGTATGCGGTGGTCACCACGGCGGCCTCGTGCGGGGCAGTCAACGCCATGCATGATTCCTTTACGGCGCTGGGTGGCATGATCCCGATGTGGCTGATGCAGATTGGCGAAGTCGTCTTTGGCGGCGTAGGTTCGGGTCTGTACGGCATGCTGCTGTTCGTGCTGCTGGCGGTGTTTATTGCCGGTTTGATGATTGGCCGCACCCCGGAATACCTCGGTAAAAAAATCGACGTTCGCGAGATGAAATTAACCGCGCTGGCGATTCTGGTCACCCCGGCGCTTGTGCTGCTCGGCACCGCGCTGGCGCTGATGACCGAGGCCGGACGCAGCGGCATCTTTAACCCCGGCATTCACGGTTTTAGTGAAGTGCTGTATGCCGTCTCTTCTGCCGCCAACAACAACGGCAGCGCCTTTGCGGGGTTAAGCGCCAACTCACCGTTCTGGAACTGCCTGCTGGCGTTCTGCATGTTTGTGGGTCGCTTTGGGATCATTGTGCCGGTGTTGGCGATTGCCGGATCGCTGGTGAATAAAAAAATCCAACCGACCACCACCGGGACATTGCCGACCCACGGCGCGCTGTTTATCGGCCTGCTGACGGGTACCGTTTTACTGGTCGGCGCCCTGACCTTTATCCCCGCCCTCGCGTTAGGCCCGGTCGCGGAATACCTCTCTTTACGCTGA
- the kdpF gene encoding K(+)-transporting ATPase subunit F, with amino-acid sequence MSAGLIAGIVLVFLLLGYLVYALINAEAF; translated from the coding sequence GTGAGTGCAGGTCTTATTGCCGGCATCGTGCTGGTGTTCCTGTTATTGGGTTATCTGGTCTATGCCCTGATTAATGCGGAGGCCTTCTGA
- a CDS encoding YbfA family protein, producing the protein MDLYKEYPAHIVFLRRAFAVVAGVLALPVMLFWKDRARFYSYLHRVWAKTSEKPVWMDQAEKATCDFY; encoded by the coding sequence ATGGATCTTTATAAAGAGTATCCGGCTCATATCGTGTTCTTGCGCCGCGCTTTCGCCGTAGTGGCTGGCGTGCTGGCTCTGCCGGTGATGCTGTTCTGGAAAGATCGTGCACGTTTTTATAGCTATCTGCACCGCGTCTGGGCGAAAACCAGCGAGAAGCCGGTGTGGATGGATCAGGCCGAGAAAGCGACCTGCGATTTCTACTGA
- the phrB gene encoding deoxyribodipyrimidine photo-lyase translates to MPTHLVWFRADLRVHDNIALAAACRAKDANVLALFMATPEQWRQHDMAPRQAALLRAYLNDLQHSLAGKGIPLLYKEVGDFAAQLQTVQELCKQHKVTHLFYNYQYEFNEQQRDRQLEKMLEGVVCEGFDDSVMLAPGSVMTGNHEMYKVFTPFKNAFIKRLKEALPECVAAPAVRGEAIKELPELTFDYPQQPFDETLFPADEKSAIAQLRQFCKQDAASYDARRDFPAIEGTSRLSACLALGAISPRQCLHRLLAEQPQALEGGAGSVWLNELIWREFYRHLMTFHPGLCKHRPFIGWTDNVKWQSNDKQLKAWQSGQTGYPIVDAAMRQLNETGWMHNRLRMITASFLVKDLLIDWRIGERYFISQLIDGDLAANNGGWQWAASTGTDAAPYFRIFNPTTQGQKFDADGEFIRRWVPELNGIPAKAIHEPWAWADKQRVKLDYPRPIVDHKQARVATLAAYEAARKA, encoded by the coding sequence ATGCCCACCCATCTGGTTTGGTTTCGCGCGGACCTGCGCGTACATGACAACATCGCCCTTGCGGCAGCCTGCCGCGCCAAAGACGCTAACGTATTGGCACTGTTTATGGCCACGCCCGAGCAGTGGCGGCAGCACGATATGGCCCCCCGGCAGGCGGCCTTGCTCCGGGCGTATCTGAACGATCTGCAGCACTCGCTCGCTGGAAAAGGCATACCGCTTCTCTATAAAGAGGTGGGTGATTTTGCCGCACAGCTTCAGACGGTGCAGGAGCTCTGTAAGCAGCACAAGGTCACGCATCTTTTTTACAACTATCAGTACGAATTCAACGAGCAGCAGCGTGACCGTCAGCTGGAGAAGATGCTGGAAGGGGTGGTCTGCGAAGGGTTTGATGACAGCGTGATGCTGGCTCCGGGCAGCGTGATGACCGGCAACCACGAGATGTATAAAGTTTTTACTCCGTTCAAAAATGCCTTTATCAAACGTCTGAAAGAGGCGCTGCCGGAGTGCGTTGCCGCGCCTGCCGTGCGAGGCGAAGCCATAAAAGAGCTGCCTGAGCTGACGTTTGATTACCCTCAGCAGCCGTTTGATGAAACGCTGTTCCCCGCCGATGAGAAATCTGCCATCGCCCAACTGCGCCAGTTCTGCAAGCAGGACGCGGCCAGTTACGACGCGCGTCGGGATTTTCCCGCCATCGAGGGTACCAGCCGCCTGTCGGCCTGTCTGGCGCTGGGTGCGATCTCACCGCGCCAGTGTTTGCATCGTCTGCTGGCGGAGCAGCCGCAGGCGTTGGAGGGCGGCGCAGGGTCTGTCTGGCTGAATGAGCTTATCTGGCGCGAGTTTTATCGTCATCTGATGACCTTTCATCCTGGTTTGTGTAAGCATCGGCCCTTCATTGGCTGGACCGATAATGTAAAGTGGCAATCGAATGATAAGCAGCTGAAAGCCTGGCAAAGCGGGCAGACGGGCTATCCGATAGTCGATGCCGCCATGCGTCAGCTTAATGAGACGGGGTGGATGCACAACCGCCTGCGGATGATTACCGCCAGCTTTCTGGTGAAGGATCTGCTTATCGACTGGCGTATCGGAGAGCGCTATTTTATCTCTCAGCTGATCGATGGCGATCTCGCGGCGAATAACGGCGGCTGGCAGTGGGCGGCCTCTACCGGCACCGATGCCGCACCCTATTTCCGGATTTTCAATCCGACCACGCAGGGGCAAAAATTTGATGCGGACGGCGAGTTTATCCGCCGCTGGGTTCCTGAACTTAACGGTATACCTGCTAAAGCGATCCACGAACCGTGGGCATGGGCGGATAAACAGCGTGTAAAGCTGGATTACCCTCGTCCGATTGTCGACCATAAACAGGCGCGTGTCGCCACGCTGGCGGCGTACGAAGCTGCCCGCAAAGCATAA
- a CDS encoding type 2 GTP cyclohydrolase I, with amino-acid sequence MKNSELESLINEKLNSTSFSDYGPNGLQVEGRETVQKIITGVTASQALLDEAVRQNADAVIVHHGYFWKNESPIIRGMKRNRLKTLLANDINLYGYHLPLDAHPELGNNVQLAQLLGITVMGEIEPLVPWGELAMPVPGLELASWIEARLGRRPLWSGDTGPDTVKRVAWCTGGGQGFIDSAARFGVDAFITGEVSEQTIHSAREQGLHFYAAGHHATERGGIRALSEWLTENTDLDVTFIDIPNPA; translated from the coding sequence ATGAAAAACAGCGAACTGGAAAGCCTGATTAACGAAAAACTGAACAGCACCTCCTTCAGCGATTACGGTCCGAACGGGCTCCAGGTTGAAGGCCGTGAGACGGTGCAAAAAATTATCACCGGCGTGACGGCAAGCCAGGCGCTGCTGGACGAGGCCGTTCGTCAGAACGCCGACGCGGTGATTGTTCATCACGGTTACTTCTGGAAAAACGAATCGCCGATTATTCGTGGGATGAAGCGCAATCGCCTGAAAACGCTGCTGGCTAATGACATCAACCTGTACGGCTACCATCTGCCGCTGGATGCGCACCCGGAGCTCGGCAACAACGTCCAGCTGGCGCAGCTACTGGGGATTACCGTGATGGGTGAAATTGAGCCGCTGGTGCCGTGGGGCGAGCTGGCGATGCCGGTTCCGGGGCTGGAGCTGGCCTCGTGGATTGAAGCGCGCCTGGGCCGTCGTCCGCTGTGGAGCGGTGATACCGGTCCGGATACGGTGAAGCGTGTCGCATGGTGTACCGGTGGCGGTCAGGGCTTTATCGACAGCGCCGCGCGTTTCGGTGTTGATGCCTTTATCACCGGCGAGGTTTCCGAGCAGACCATTCACTCGGCGCGTGAACAGGGGCTGCATTTTTACGCCGCTGGCCATCATGCCACCGAGCGCGGCGGCATTCGCGCCCTCAGCGAGTGGCTGACGGAAAATACCGATCTGGATGTGACCTTTATTGATATCCCTAACCCAGCCTGA
- the pxpB gene encoding 5-oxoprolinase subunit PxpB yields MQRARCYLLGETAVVLELEPPVTLATQKRIWRLTQRLADMPEVVETIPGMNNITVVLRSPHTLALDAIERLQRWWEESEALEPESRAIQIPVVYGGTGGPDLGVVADHCGLTEKQVVELHSSVDYVVWFLGFQPGFPYLGGLSPRLHTPRRAEPRVSVPAGTVAIGGEQTGVYPLTSPGGWQLIGHTATPLFEPGLETPILLRPGDTLRFIPQKEGVC; encoded by the coding sequence GTGCAGCGAGCGCGTTGTTATCTTCTGGGTGAAACCGCAGTGGTTCTGGAGCTTGAACCACCGGTGACGCTTGCCACGCAAAAGCGTATCTGGCGGCTGACCCAGCGTCTGGCCGACATGCCTGAAGTGGTTGAGACCATTCCGGGTATGAATAACATAACCGTCGTGCTGCGTAGCCCGCATACCCTGGCGCTGGATGCCATTGAACGTTTGCAGCGCTGGTGGGAAGAGAGTGAGGCGCTGGAACCGGAGTCGCGTGCCATTCAGATCCCGGTCGTTTATGGCGGTACGGGTGGGCCAGATCTTGGCGTGGTGGCAGACCACTGCGGATTAACAGAAAAGCAGGTTGTTGAGCTGCACAGTTCGGTTGACTACGTGGTCTGGTTCCTTGGGTTTCAGCCCGGATTCCCGTATCTGGGCGGATTATCTCCCCGGCTGCATACGCCACGCCGTGCCGAGCCGCGCGTGAGCGTGCCGGCGGGGACGGTGGCTATCGGCGGTGAGCAGACCGGCGTATACCCGCTAACTTCGCCCGGCGGCTGGCAGCTTATTGGGCATACCGCGACACCGTTATTTGAACCCGGGCTGGAGACGCCAATACTCTTGCGTCCCGGCGACACCCTTCGCTTTATTCCGCAGAAGGAGGGGGTATGTTAA
- the pxpC gene encoding 5-oxoprolinase subunit PxpC gives MLTLIRAGLYTSVQDAGRFGLRQSGVSYCGALDRPSLEIANLLVGNEGSTAALEITLGQCVIEFGQETWFALTGAGCDATLDGKAVWTGWRLRAKAGQRLTLKRPLHGVRSYLAVAGGIDVPEVLGSSSTDQKAGIGGHEGRLLRDGDRLAIKPSARHFSTTQGVKQLLWGNQIRALPGPEYHEFDEASKESFWRAPWKISPQSNRMGYRLQGQPLTRTTDRELLSHGLLPGVIQVPGNGQPIVLMNDAQTTGGYPRIACIIEADRYHLAQIPLGQPIHFVQCSLEEALKARQDQQRYLEQLAWRLDGKD, from the coding sequence ATGTTAACACTTATTCGCGCCGGGCTTTACACCTCCGTACAGGATGCCGGCCGCTTTGGTCTGCGCCAGTCGGGCGTGAGCTACTGCGGTGCGCTTGACCGTCCTTCGCTGGAGATTGCCAACCTGCTTGTGGGCAACGAAGGCAGCACGGCGGCGCTAGAAATTACGCTGGGTCAGTGTGTGATTGAGTTTGGTCAGGAAACCTGGTTTGCCTTAACCGGCGCAGGGTGTGATGCGACGCTGGATGGCAAAGCGGTGTGGACCGGCTGGCGGCTGCGGGCGAAAGCCGGGCAGCGCCTGACGCTCAAACGTCCGCTGCACGGTGTGCGTAGCTATCTCGCGGTGGCTGGCGGCATTGACGTGCCGGAGGTGCTGGGTTCATCCAGTACCGATCAGAAGGCCGGGATCGGCGGTCACGAAGGACGTTTGTTGCGCGACGGCGATCGGCTGGCAATCAAACCCTCCGCGCGCCATTTCTCGACCACGCAGGGCGTAAAACAGCTGCTGTGGGGAAACCAGATCCGCGCCTTACCGGGGCCGGAATATCATGAGTTTGACGAGGCTTCTAAAGAGTCCTTCTGGCGTGCGCCGTGGAAGATCAGCCCGCAGAGTAACCGCATGGGCTACCGCCTTCAGGGGCAGCCGCTGACCCGCACGACGGACCGGGAGCTGCTCTCCCACGGTTTATTGCCTGGGGTTATTCAGGTGCCGGGAAACGGTCAGCCCATCGTATTAATGAACGATGCGCAAACTACCGGCGGCTATCCGCGCATTGCCTGCATCATTGAAGCGGATCGCTACCATCTGGCGCAAATTCCCCTCGGCCAGCCGATTCACTTCGTGCAGTGTTCGCTGGAGGAGGCGCTTAAGGCGCGGCAGGATCAGCAGCGTTATCTTGAACAGCTGGCGTGGAGGCTTGATGGTAAAGATTGA
- the pxpA gene encoding 5-oxoprolinase subunit PxpA: MVKIDLNADLGEGSSADSELMTLVTSVNIACGFHAGDAQTMLESVRNAIKNGVAIGAHPSFPDRENFGRTAMDLPPETVYAQVLYQIGALEAMVRAQNGVMRHVKPHGMLYNQAAKDADLADAIARAVRDCNPQLILVGLAGSQLIRAGERLGLTTRQEVFADRGYQPDGSLVPRTQAGALITDEAKALAQTLEMVRAGRVIAVDGTPANVQADTVCLHGDGEHALQFARRLRAAFSEEGILVSAE; the protein is encoded by the coding sequence ATGGTAAAGATTGATTTGAACGCCGATCTGGGGGAGGGAAGCAGCGCTGATTCGGAACTGATGACCCTGGTCACCTCGGTCAATATCGCCTGCGGCTTTCACGCGGGTGATGCCCAAACCATGCTGGAGAGCGTGCGTAATGCCATTAAAAACGGCGTCGCGATTGGGGCTCACCCCAGCTTTCCCGATCGGGAAAACTTTGGCCGTACGGCGATGGATCTGCCCCCTGAGACGGTCTACGCTCAGGTGCTCTACCAGATCGGCGCGCTGGAGGCGATGGTGCGCGCCCAGAACGGCGTGATGCGCCACGTGAAGCCGCACGGCATGCTCTACAACCAGGCGGCGAAAGATGCGGATCTGGCGGACGCCATTGCCCGCGCGGTGCGGGACTGTAATCCGCAGCTGATTCTGGTAGGCCTTGCGGGCAGCCAGCTGATTCGTGCCGGAGAACGGCTGGGCCTGACCACCCGTCAGGAAGTGTTTGCCGATCGGGGATACCAGCCGGACGGCAGCCTGGTGCCGCGGACGCAGGCCGGGGCGCTGATTACCGACGAAGCTAAAGCGCTGGCGCAGACGCTGGAGATGGTGCGCGCCGGGCGGGTGATCGCCGTGGACGGAACACCGGCAAACGTGCAGGCCGATACGGTATGTTTACACGGCGATGGCGAGCATGCGCTCCAGTTCGCGCGCCGCTTGCGGGCAGCGTTCTCTGAAGAGGGTATCCTCGTCAGCGCCGAATAA
- the nei gene encoding endonuclease VIII, translating to MPEGPEIRRAADSLEAAIKGKPLTDVWFAFPQLKPFESQLVGQTVTHIETRGKALLTHFSHNLTLYSHNQLYGVWRVVEADEQPQTTRVLRVRLQTADKAILLYSASDIEMLTPEQLLTHPFLQRVGPDVLDMRLTASDVKARLLSPKFRNRQFSGLFLDQAFLAGLGNYLRVEILWEVGLAAQHKASELNDEQLEALSHALLDIPWLSYNTRGVADENTHHGALFRFKVFHRAGKKCERCGGIIDRIMLSSRPFYWCPHCQK from the coding sequence ATGCCTGAAGGTCCGGAGATCCGCCGCGCGGCGGATAGCCTGGAGGCGGCGATAAAGGGCAAACCCCTGACGGATGTCTGGTTTGCTTTTCCTCAACTGAAACCGTTTGAATCACAGCTGGTGGGCCAGACGGTGACCCATATTGAAACGCGCGGCAAAGCCTTGCTTACGCACTTTTCCCATAACCTGACGTTATATAGCCATAACCAGCTTTACGGCGTCTGGCGCGTGGTGGAGGCGGACGAGCAGCCGCAAACCACTCGCGTGCTGCGCGTCAGGCTGCAAACGGCGGATAAGGCGATCCTGCTCTATAGTGCGTCGGATATCGAAATGCTTACGCCGGAGCAGCTGCTGACGCACCCGTTTCTGCAGCGGGTCGGGCCGGACGTGCTGGACATGCGCCTGACGGCGAGCGACGTGAAGGCCCGGCTGTTATCACCTAAATTTCGTAACCGACAGTTTTCCGGTTTGTTTCTCGACCAGGCCTTTCTGGCCGGGCTGGGCAACTACCTGCGGGTAGAGATCCTCTGGGAAGTCGGGCTGGCGGCGCAGCATAAAGCGTCTGAGCTGAATGATGAACAGCTGGAGGCGTTGTCCCACGCGCTGCTGGATATTCCGTGGCTCTCGTACAACACGCGCGGCGTGGCGGATGAGAACACGCATCACGGGGCGCTGTTCCGGTTCAAGGTGTTTCATCGGGCGGGGAAGAAGTGCGAGCGATGCGGCGGGATTATCGACAGGATTATGCTCTCTTCCAGACCTTTTTACTGGTGCCCGCACTGCCAGAAATAA
- a CDS encoding citrate synthase produces the protein MADTKATLTLNGDTAIELDVLKGTLGQDVIDIRTLGSKGVFTFDPGFTSTASCESKITYIDGDEGILLHRGFPIDQLATESNYLEVCYILLNGEKPTQAQYDEFKTTVTRHTMIHEQITRLFHAFRRDSHPMAVMCGITGALAAFYHDSLDVNNPRHRDIAAFRLLSKMPTMAAMCYKYSIGQPFVYPRNDLSYAGNFLRMMFSTPCEEYEVNPVLERAMDRILILHADHEQNASTSTVRTAGSSGANPFACIAAGIASLWGPAHGGANEAALKMLEEISTVEHIPEFVRRAKDKNDSFRLMGFGHRVYKNYDPRATVMRETCHEVLKELGTKDDLLEVAMELEHIALNDPYFIEKKLYPNVDFYSGIILKAMGIPSSMFTVIFAMARTVGWIAHWNEMHSEGMKIARPRQLYTGYEQRDFKSDLKR, from the coding sequence ATGGCTGATACAAAGGCAACGCTCACCCTAAATGGTGACACTGCTATTGAACTGGATGTGCTAAAAGGCACGCTCGGTCAGGATGTTATTGATATCCGTACGCTGGGCTCTAAAGGTGTATTCACCTTTGACCCTGGATTTACCTCTACCGCATCTTGCGAATCCAAAATCACCTACATTGACGGTGACGAAGGTATCCTGCTCCATCGCGGCTTCCCCATCGATCAGTTAGCCACCGAATCCAACTATCTGGAAGTGTGCTACATCCTGCTGAACGGCGAAAAACCGACGCAGGCACAGTACGATGAATTCAAAACCACCGTGACCCGTCACACCATGATCCATGAGCAGATTACCCGTCTGTTCCATGCGTTCCGCCGTGACTCTCACCCGATGGCGGTGATGTGCGGTATCACCGGTGCGCTGGCGGCGTTCTACCACGACTCCCTTGACGTGAATAACCCGCGTCACCGTGATATCGCGGCGTTCCGCCTGCTGTCCAAAATGCCTACCATGGCGGCGATGTGCTACAAATACTCCATCGGCCAGCCGTTTGTGTATCCGCGCAACGACCTCTCCTACGCGGGTAACTTCCTGCGCATGATGTTCTCCACACCGTGCGAAGAGTACGAAGTGAACCCGGTGCTGGAACGCGCAATGGACCGTATTCTGATCCTGCACGCTGACCACGAACAAAACGCCTCTACCTCTACCGTCCGTACCGCGGGCTCTTCAGGCGCGAACCCGTTCGCCTGTATCGCTGCGGGCATCGCTTCCCTGTGGGGACCGGCGCACGGCGGCGCGAACGAAGCGGCACTGAAGATGCTGGAAGAGATCAGCACCGTTGAGCACATTCCTGAGTTCGTGCGTCGCGCGAAAGACAAGAATGACTCCTTCCGCCTGATGGGCTTCGGTCACCGTGTTTACAAAAACTACGACCCGCGCGCCACCGTCATGCGTGAGACCTGCCACGAAGTGCTGAAAGAGCTGGGTACCAAAGATGATCTGCTGGAAGTGGCGATGGAGCTGGAACACATCGCACTGAACGACCCGTACTTCATCGAGAAGAAACTCTACCCGAACGTCGATTTCTACTCTGGCATTATTCTGAAAGCGATGGGCATTCCGTCTTCCATGTTCACCGTGATCTTCGCTATGGCCCGTACCGTAGGCTGGATTGCGCACTGGAACGAAATGCACAGCGAAGGCATGAAAATCGCCCGTCCTCGTCAGCTGTATACCGGCTACGAGCAGCGTGATTTTAAGTCTGACCTGAAGCGCTAA